One genomic window of Chloroflexota bacterium includes the following:
- a CDS encoding ABC transporter ATP-binding protein, translating into MKYKESTMSIIQAENLRKVYGDGVPVEALRGVSLSVDEGEFVAIQGPSGSGKSTLLHLLGTLDTPTEGQLRLLETDVRSLRGDALADFRREHVGFVFQMFYLIPEMTALENVMLPLLPYKRRAGFDVEERARQLLERVGLGERLNHLPGQLSGGEQQRVALARALVNRPTLLLADEPTGNLDSRAGEEVLRLIAEMRKEYGLTVVLVTHDDEVAARADRVIRLRDGRVVELQGETATPRLTGA; encoded by the coding sequence ATGAAGTACAAGGAGTCAACCATGAGCATCATTCAAGCGGAAAACTTACGCAAGGTGTACGGCGACGGCGTGCCGGTGGAGGCGCTGCGCGGCGTCAGCCTGAGCGTGGACGAGGGCGAGTTCGTCGCCATCCAGGGGCCCTCGGGCTCCGGCAAGAGCACCCTGTTGCACCTCTTGGGCACGTTGGACACGCCCACCGAGGGGCAATTGCGCCTGCTGGAAACCGACGTCCGCAGCCTGCGGGGCGATGCTCTGGCCGACTTCCGCCGGGAGCACGTCGGCTTCGTCTTCCAGATGTTCTACCTCATCCCGGAAATGACCGCGTTGGAGAATGTGATGCTCCCCCTGTTGCCCTACAAGCGCCGCGCCGGCTTTGATGTGGAAGAGCGCGCCCGCCAATTGCTGGAACGCGTGGGCCTGGGCGAGCGTCTGAACCACTTGCCGGGGCAACTTTCCGGCGGCGAGCAGCAGCGGGTGGCCCTGGCCCGGGCGCTGGTCAACCGCCCCACCCTGCTTCTGGCCGACGAACCGACGGGGAACCTGGACAGCCGCGCTGGCGAAGAGGTGCTGCGCCTGATCGCCGAAATGCGCAAGGAATACGGCCTCACCGTGGTGCTGGTGACGCATGACGATGAGGTGGCCGCCCGCGCCGACCGGGTGATCCGCCTGCGCGATGGACGCGTGGTGGAACTTCAGGGGGAGACTGCGACGCCCCGCCTTACCGGGGC